The following nucleotide sequence is from Coffea eugenioides isolate CCC68of chromosome 3, Ceug_1.0, whole genome shotgun sequence.
ATTTGCATGCATGCAATTGTATTTGAGTTTTtgtattttgatgaatttaatTGTACCATTTTGTttattatttcctttttatagaagagagaaagggaaaagaTTAGGCCTTTTGGATTTTTCTGAGTAGAGTTATATTTATgtttatcatgttttagttaatGATGATGTTAAAGCGTATTTTGATTATTCAATTAGTCTCGTGATATGGGATTTCTATTGGTGGATATCCCTATCCTTGTAAAAGTTGGTTTCTTTGTTTAGCTTCTCAATTTTCTCCTGTTTTGGTTACTtataattttatcatatttctTTGTTTAGCTTCTCCATTTTCTCCTGTATTGGTTTCTTAAAATTTCATCATATTCAGGTAGGTTTATTTCAGAGCATTGATGACGCGAATTTGATGATTGATAGTATTTTTGTGAAGCTTCATTGGTGGAATATTGTGCTAAAGGAGTGTCtcaacattaaaaaaaaaattattagactCATCAAGAGATATAGAAACAGTTCTTAGAAAATGTAAAGGAAGGAAAATATATAGCATACATCTGAGAAAAAGTCAATTGCTCTTTCGTTTATTTCCCAGGTTTTTACTTTTATAAAGCCCTCAATTTCTCTagataaaaggaaaattttttagatTGTGTGGCAATCTGGTGAATGAACATTTTCAGTTGAAATGAAACTTCTCAGTCATTGTAAAACCtggaacattttttttttaaattcctcCTTTTTTGCATGATTCTATGTTGTTGTCCTAGAAGGTAAGCTGTCATCTGGTTAACACTGTATTTGAAAAGGAATGTGGCTTGAGGTTTTGATTGTTTCCTAGAGGAGTCTTTAATATGTATACCTCATTTCATCAACTTGATGGTGTTACCGTGGTCTAGTTAAAAGTGCCATGCATTTGTAGCTGTTTAAATAATTTGGTCAAGGTAACAAAATGATAGCTGTTGACCATATATTTAATTCCTTTTTTGTTATCGCTTGATCAATTGATAGAGTTCTCTTCTTTGCGGAGTTCTTCTCTGTTTTTTCTCATCTTGATTTTGGATGCAGGAAGACGCACGTCAATGTGGGCACTATAGGACATGTTGACCATGGAAAAACTACACTGACTGCTGCAATTACAAAGGTTGCTTAACGTCTTGGTTGCATTTGGATGTACTGGAAAGCCATTCATTTATGGTTGTTGTTGCCCAGGTGAGCTGAATATAAAATCCATCTATTTTGCTTTCTCAGGTGCTGTCTGAACAGGGCAAAGCCAAAGCCATTGCCTTCGATGAGATTGACAAGGCTCCTGAAGAGAAGAAGAGAGGGATTACAATTGCTACAGTTATGATATGGCCTTAACCCTTAGTCCTTATCTTTCTAATAGTAAGCATTGCTTTCTACTTGACTTGCAATAGAAATGATTTGTGAGCTTATTTCGTGACATTTTAGGCCCATGTGGAGTACGAAACAGCTAACAGACATTATGCACATGTGGATTGCCCAGGTCATGCAGATTATGTTAAAGTGAGTAATCTTTTCTTATTGTTTCCCCATTGAGTACTTTGGACTCTTTTTACCTGAAAATTTGATTTCTTCAGTCTCCTGTTTCACATCATCAGACTAAATGTGCTCTCAATCTCACAAGACCTTGTGCATTGTGGAAGAGTGACCAGCAAAATGCTGAAATTTTGGAGCATAACATTCTGCTCTATGTTTCATTCATCCACTTTCCTTTCCACTAGACAAAAACCGTGCTTTGGCACTGTACCCCTAGATATCTAATGGATACAGTAGAAAGATAAATATTTGGAATGATGTAGTCCTATCACATGTCTCGAAGAAagaaacttttgatgtatttggcaTTAACACTTAAATGGTGCATGCATAGCTTTACCAATCAGGAATGCTTATTTCGTATAGAGGTGTTGAAAATATGTCCTTCCAAGTGGAAATAATTGATTGTTGATATATTAGCTGCTTGGTCATAGAACATACTTTCATGATTATGGATTGCAATTCTACCCTATAATAAAAAGAACAGTGATGGTATAAGATAAGAACTCTCTGAATATGACCTGGTTAGTCCTGATTCCTTGTTTTTCCTCTagcaatcttttttttttgtgggggttagcagaggggggggggggggaggttGCAACACCCTCTCAAAATGGATATCACTGTTCCATTGGAAAATGATACCTGATTTCAGAATTGATAATTATTTTCGTGAAATCAGAACATGATTACTGGAGCTTCACAAATGGATGGGGGTATTCTTGTAGTATCTGCTCCAGATGGACCCATGCCACAAACAAAGGAACATATTTTGCTTGCGCGCCAGGTTTTGCAAGTGTTCTTTAGAAAACATATGAAGTATGTGGCTTCTATTCTTGGTTTGATTAGttaatacttcaaataacttctatCTTGTATCACAGGTTGGTGTACCATCTTTAGTTTGCTTTCTCAATAAAGTTGATGCTGTTGAGGATCCTGAGCTACTTGAACTTGTTGAGATGGAGCTTCGAGGTGGAGTATCCTGAATGATTTTTATCTTGTGCTTTCTCTTTGCCCAACTGCTTAGAAAGATTGCTAGTTGATATCTGTGCTCATCTGTCAAAAAACTCATGCAGAATTGCTTACTTTCTATAAATTCCCTGGGGATAAAATCCCAATTATTCGGGGTTCGGCCTTGTCAGCTCTGCAAGGAACAAATGAGAAGCTTGGTAAAGAGGCTATCTTAAAATTAATGGATGCTGTTGATGACTACATAACTGAGCCAGTTCGCCAGCTTGAAAAGCCTTTTCTCATGCCGATTGAAGATGTCTTTTCCATCCAGGTACTTTAGCATACAGTATTGGTGCATAGTGCTTTATATTACTGAGATTTCTTAATACAGTGCCCCGGTTAGCCTCCACTCTATTTTCATAAATATCCATCCTGTGTATATTAATAGTAAGTTTCAAACTTGTCGTTAATGATATTGTAAGGGAACAATTTTTGCTGTAAGATGTTGAAGGGAGAGTAAATTAATCTAGCTCTAATTTTATTTCTACAGAGTTGGTATTGAGCACTGTTGCCTTTATGTTCTGACTTACATTCGCTGTTACTTAATTGACTACAATGTTTATTAGATGTTGATGCTGTTAATGGATGCACATAAATCATTCTGTGTCTGCTTCAGACTCAAGTTCCAGCCCTTATTTTAAAGGTCTAAAGCAACTGACTCTTCTAGGAAGTTCTGACTCTTCTAGGAAGTTCTGTAGTCATTGCATTATCTAAAAGATTATATGAAATGTCTACTTGTTGCATTGTTTGAAAACCTTGAGATTTCTTTTGAAGGCTAAATTTTTTAAGTGATTTAATGAGTCTAGTTGCCAATTTGAACTATTGCGTTCCAGGTACCATCTCTTGGATTTTAATGATTTTCTTACCTGTGTGATATATTCTGTGGCTCTTTTGAAAGGGGCGTGGGACTGTTGTCACCGGCCGAATAGAACAAGGCATCATCAAAGTGGGTGAGGAAGTTGAAGTCTTGGGATTGACACAGGTACATCTCTCTACctcaaattgaggaaattaccTGCTGTTGCTTTCTAAACATGTAAATTTGATATACTTTTGGATTGCCCTAGTGCatacttatttaattatttacttctGCAGGGTGGCCCTCTAAAGACCACAGTGACCGGTGTAGAGATGTTTAAGAAAATCTTGGATCGTGGACAAGTGCATTAGTTTCCTTTTCAAACTTTCTGTTCCCATGAGGTgaatatttttttgaatgcCCCTTTTCATATTTCTGCAGGCTGGTGACAATGTAGGCCTTCTTTTGCGTGGTTTAAAACGAGAAGATGTTCAGCGAGGACAGGTCAGTTTAGCAGCAACATGAATTTTTCCACCTGAGAACCTGCAGCACCTTGAACTTTGCAATCTTCGCATCATTTACCTGAATGTACTAAATTGACTGTTTCAGGTTATATCAAAACCAAATACCCTAAAAACATACAAGAATTTTGAGGCTGAGATATATGTTCTGACAAAAGATGAAGGTGGTAGGCACACTGCATTTTTCTCAAATTACATGCCACAATTCTATATGAGGACGGCAGATGTTACTGGGAAAGTGATCTTACCTGAAGACATTAAGATGGTCATGCCTGGAGATAATGTGACAGCAAAGTTTGAGCTTTTATCTCCAGTTCCTCTTGAAACAGGTTTATCTCCGACATTCCATGTTCTTATGAGCAATGAATCATAAATGCCTTTTAGCTCCGGTGTTCTCTATTTACTTTGTACTTTTATGAAGTTAAACAACTGTCCTAGTGTCCAAAAAATGCTGGGAAAGCATGTGCCGTAGTTGAAGATTTACATCTTTCATGCTTGAATGAGTGTGCTTTTAGAAAAAGTCATACGCATTATTTCATTTACTTCCATTGTGTGATAGAAAGGTAGGGCATATCATTGCTAACCTCTAGATAAAGTTAAGCAACTGAGCATGCATTGAAACTCCTACAGCGGGGTTATTGTAATAGTGTTTGTGGTAGCTAGTCCCAATTGTAAACAGTTATTGCAATAGTTAGTTAACAGTTATCA
It contains:
- the LOC113765563 gene encoding elongation factor Tu, mitochondrial-like, producing MTAAATAMMIRARNSKHVVLPLLSPAHYSRSPGPSPIHCLVADSVLARNAMPTSNFSPFCRSMATFARTKTHVNVGTIGHVDHGKTTLTAAITKVLSEQGKAKAIAFDEIDKAPEEKKRGITIATAHVEYETANRHYAHVDCPGHADYVKNMITGASQMDGGILVVSAPDGPMPQTKEHILLARQVGVPSLVCFLNKVDAVEDPELLELVEMELRELLTFYKFPGDKIPIIRGSALSALQGTNEKLGKEAILKLMDAVDDYITEPVRQLEKPFLMPIEDVFSIQGRGTVVTGRIEQGIIKVGEEVEVLGLTQGGPLKTTVTGVEMFKKILDRGQAGDNVGLLLRGLKREDVQRGQVISKPNTLKTYKNFEAEIYVLTKDEGGRHTAFFSNYMPQFYMRTADVTGKVILPEDIKMVMPGDNVTAKFELLSPVPLETGQRFALREGGRTVGAGVVSKVLG